ACACCGATTCCGGCCGTACTTATTATCATCCCAACGACGTCACCACCGTCCTGGACGACCTGGCTCAGTAGCCTCACCGGAGGCAGCGGGACCAACAGTCTTTCCGATTCCGCCGTGGGACGAACACGAGTACTTCGCTCGCATTCCAATGCGGGCTGACCCAATGGGTCACGGCTCGCCCGAACTCGTCAAACGATCGCCGGATCCGAACGATCGAACGCGTTCCGGCCGCGAAGGTCGCAACGGAATCCACTGCGTCGAGCCAATCGTTCTCGCGCGCCTGTGACCGATGATGCCGCCGCGGCCGGTTCCGGAAGACCGGTATCGCCCCGAACACTTCCGAAACTCCATCGACCCGGTGGCGCTCGTGTTCGGGGAATCGACTTCCGGATTTCAGACGACTTCGTTCGATTCTCCGGATGCCTCCCTACGCACTTCGGGGTCATGATTCGCTCCGAACAACCGGCCGCCGCGATCGAAAATTCGGCCCGCGAACTCAGCCCAGCACTCGCCCGAGGAAGCCGCGCAGGTAGCCCGCGACGACGTCCAGATGGCTCTCCAGGAGGAAGTGACCACCGTCGATCAGGTGTACCTCCGCGTCCTCGGCGTCACGGGTGAAGGCCCGCGCACCATCCGGGCCGAAGATCTCGTCGTTGCGTCCCCACACGGCGAGCACCGGCACTCCGCTGGTGCGCAGGAACTCGTGCAGCAACGGGTAGAGCGGGCGGTTGTTCGGATAGTCGCGGAACAGCGCCAGCTGGACCTCGTCGTTGCCCTCACGGGAGACGAGGGCGAAGTCGTGCTCCCAGGTGTCCGGACTGACCACGCTCGGATCGGGCACGCCGTGCACGTACTGCCAGCGGATGGCGTCGTGACTCAGCGCGGCGCGGAGCGCCGGTTCGGTCTCGGGGCCGGGATTCGCCGCGTACGCCCAGACATCGGCCCAGAAGGACTCGACGAAACCGTCCTCGTAGCCGTTGCCGTTCTGGGTGACCACGGCGGAGATCCGTTCGGGGTGCTTGAGTGCGAGACGCCATCCGATGGGAGCGCCGTAGTCCTGGACGTAGAGGGTGTAGCGGCTCAGGCCCAGCTGGTCGAGGAGTCCGTCGGTGAGTTCGGCGAGGGCGTCGAAAGTGTACTCGAACTCCTCCACTCCGGGGGCGGCCGAGCGGCCGAAGCCGAGGTGGTCCGGCGCGATGACGTGGTAATCCCCTGCCAGCAGCGGGATGAGCTCACGGAACATGAAAGAGCTGGTCGGGTAGCCGTGCAGCAGCACGATCGTGGGGGCCTCGGCCGGCCCTGCCTCGCGGTAGAAGATCTCGTGGCCGTCGACGGTGGTGGTCCGGTGGTGCACCGAGCTCATTTCTAACCCCTTCAAGGTTTTTATGTGGTTAACTTTGGCTATGGAAGCACGGTTGGGCTAACCTGTCAAAGAACTCGAACCAGTTAGAGAGAGCGATACCCGATGGACGCGCTGCTGGACCTGCTCAACAGCAGGCCACTGGTGAACGGCGAGGAGCAGGACGCGCTCGGCGACCCCGCCGAAGGCAAGCGCTGGGCGCGGGAGCACGGCGGCGAAGGCAGCCTCGAAGAACTGGCGCTGCTGCGCCGGACGCGGGACGCCCTGCGGGACGTGGTGCTGGGGGAGAGCTCGCCCGAGGCGTTGAGCCCGCTGCTCGAAGGGGTCCACCGAACGCCGGAGTTCACTTCGGACGGTCTGCGGTGGACTCTCAGCACTCCCCCGCACGCCCGGTTGCCAGCCGAGGTGGTCCTGGCTTGGGCCGAGACCGAGGAAGAGCTTCCGGGCCGACTACGCCCCTGCGCCAACGACGAGTGCCGACTGTTCCTGCTCGACCGCAGCCGCGCCAACCGCGCCCGCTGGTGCTCGATGGCTGTTTGCGGCAACCGCGCGAAAGCACGGCGTCACTACGAGCGCACCCGCTAGTCGTACCGGTTCCGGGCGCACTACTGAAGCGGCCCTTCTGGAAGGGATTTGGATGGTGCGCGATGCTGGGTTTGAACCAGCGACCTCTACCGTGTCAAGGTAGCGCTCTCCCGCTGAGCTAATCGCGCTCGGGTATTCGGACGGTGGATGCTCCGTTCGGAGCATTGCCAGCTCATCGCCGAACACGAAACATCGTACCGGTCGTGACGGTCGTCCTTGACACGGGGTCCACCCTTCACCGACGGGTTAGGCTGCCCGGCGTGTCCGACTTTCCCGATCCACCCCCGAAACGCGCCGACTTCAACGTGTTGTGGCCGATCACGACCCGTTGGAGCGATAACGACTCCTACGGCCACGTGAACAACGTGGTGCACTACTCCTGGTTCGACACCGCCGTGAACGGCTGGCTGATGCGGGCCACCGGAACCGACATCCGCGAGCTGCCCGCGATCGGCATGGTCGCCGAGACCGGCTGCCGGTACCTCTCCGAGCTGAGCTTTCCCGACGATGTCGAGGTGGGGATCGGGCTGCGGCGGCTGGGCAACTCCAGCGTCACCTACGGGCTGGCGGTGTTCGGCAACGGCAGCGAGCAACCCGCCTCGCTGGGACGGTTCGTGCACGTCTACGTGGACCGCGAGACCCACACCACCCTTCCAGTGCCGGAGGAGATCCGCGCCGCGCTGCGCTCGCTGTGATCGCCCGCTCGTCGTGGCGGTGACCGGAAGCCGCGTTCAACAGGGCTCGGGCGCACCGCCCGCCCTCGGCCACACCACGCGGGCGCCGATGTGACTGCCGAAGCGGAACCGGCGCGCGGCCTGCTCCGGCTCGGCGACCCGCATCCGCACGGTGCCGTCGACGGCCACGACCTCGGCGTGATCCTCGAAGGCCATGCCCCACGCCGCGACGCGGGCGTCCACCCGCTCGCCGTACTCGCGCACCACCG
This portion of the Actinopolyspora lacussalsi genome encodes:
- a CDS encoding pimeloyl-ACP methyl ester carboxylesterase (product_source=COG0596; cath_funfam=3.40.50.1820; cog=COG0596; pfam=PF00561; superfamily=53474), with the protein product MSSVHHRTTTVDGHEIFYREAGPAEAPTIVLLHGYPTSSFMFRELIPLLAGDYHVIAPDHLGFGRSAAPGVEEFEYTFDALAELTDGLLDQLGLSRYTLYVQDYGAPIGWRLALKHPERISAVVTQNGNGYEDGFVESFWADVWAYAANPGPETEPALRAALSHDAIRWQYVHGVPDPSVVSPDTWEHDFALVSREGNDEVQLALFRDYPNNRPLYPLLHEFLRTSGVPVLAVWGRNDEIFGPDGARAFTRDAEDAEVHLIDGGHFLLESHLDVVAGYLRGFLGRVLG
- a CDS encoding acyl-CoA thioester hydrolase (product_source=KO:K07107; cath_funfam=3.10.129.10; cog=COG0824; ko=KO:K07107; pfam=PF13279; superfamily=54637), with the protein product MSDFPDPPPKRADFNVLWPITTRWSDNDSYGHVNNVVHYSWFDTAVNGWLMRATGTDIRELPAIGMVAETGCRYLSELSFPDDVEVGIGLRRLGNSSVTYGLAVFGNGSEQPASLGRFVHVYVDRETHTTLPVPEEIRAALRSL
- a CDS encoding hypothetical protein (product_source=Hypo-rule applied) translates to MTGTSTGQEFEEPATGDSPDAGRNGRNGSLAHPLDAHVVDPTDMPPLCGESEFAELMSGMVTDTAPRVFAVVREYGERVDARVAAWGMAFEDHAEVVAVDGTVRMRVAEPEQAARRFRFGSHIGARVVWPRAGGAPEPC
- a CDS encoding hypothetical protein (product_source=Hypo-rule applied; cath_funfam=1.10.3300.10; pfam=PF07336,PF11706; superfamily=160904), with the translated sequence MDALLDLLNSRPLVNGEEQDALGDPAEGKRWAREHGGEGSLEELALLRRTRDALRDVVLGESSPEALSPLLEGVHRTPEFTSDGLRWTLSTPPHARLPAEVVLAWAETEEELPGRLRPCANDECRLFLLDRSRANRARWCSMAVCGNRAKARRHYERTR